One Mycolicibacterium goodii genomic region harbors:
- a CDS encoding secretion protein EccK produces MTNVEDFKFFWVTGLTADGKIVVANNYGIAYIPQQVHLPEQVHMASADESISPAERARWVNEPIVAVQRWAEHHGKNLRAVIATEDQLKNSDAGVHHEVLRPEDIPESGKMAGRDRLQVIAPDVSSQLARVSDTDLVKILPPASADANPPEDRRKLLWDNVWKPLASRSTKRGERHLAAFVAYAAHAQEYALYAAHTAALPDDQRQAIREFIYWQHVGQLTADALTPA; encoded by the coding sequence ATGACCAATGTTGAGGACTTCAAGTTCTTCTGGGTCACAGGCCTCACGGCCGACGGAAAGATCGTCGTCGCCAACAATTACGGAATTGCCTACATCCCTCAGCAGGTGCATCTGCCCGAACAGGTGCATATGGCGTCTGCGGATGAGTCGATTTCACCGGCCGAGCGTGCTCGCTGGGTGAACGAGCCGATCGTGGCCGTGCAAAGGTGGGCCGAACATCACGGCAAGAACTTGCGCGCCGTCATCGCGACGGAGGATCAGCTGAAGAACTCGGATGCCGGCGTACACCACGAGGTTTTGAGGCCTGAGGATATCCCGGAGAGCGGAAAAATGGCTGGTCGTGACCGCCTGCAGGTGATCGCTCCCGATGTCAGCTCGCAGTTGGCGCGGGTCAGCGATACCGATCTGGTGAAAATCCTGCCACCGGCGTCGGCCGATGCGAATCCGCCCGAGGACCGCCGGAAGTTATTGTGGGACAACGTGTGGAAGCCGTTGGCAAGTCGATCCACGAAGAGAGGGGAGCGGCATCTCGCTGCGTTCGTCGCCTACGCGGCACATGCCCAGGAATATGCGCTCTACGCGGCCCATACCGCAGCGCTGCCTGACGATCAGCGGCAGGCCATCCGCGAGTTCATTTATTGGCAGCACGTAGGGCAATTGACTGCCGACGCCCTCACGCCAGCGTGA
- a CDS encoding ESX-1 secretion-associated protein has protein sequence MSGELQVTTTALRQLSERQRQIVDRIAAAGQIVDGTAVAVGITHGPVCAPTITAISAAGLSRDAAVAAMQAVSTSLAEKLDAAAANYERTDTTQASHLDGEMQGR, from the coding sequence GTGAGCGGTGAGTTGCAAGTCACGACAACAGCGCTGCGTCAACTTTCTGAACGGCAACGGCAGATCGTCGACAGGATCGCGGCGGCGGGTCAGATCGTCGATGGCACCGCGGTGGCTGTGGGCATCACGCACGGTCCGGTATGCGCGCCGACGATCACAGCGATAAGCGCTGCCGGGCTTTCGCGTGACGCGGCGGTGGCTGCCATGCAGGCGGTGTCGACCTCGCTCGCCGAGAAATTGGACGCGGCAGCCGCCAACTACGAGCGGACGGATACAACGCAGGCGAGCCACCTCGACGGCGAGATGCAAGGGCGCTGA
- a CDS encoding EspA/EspE family type VII secretion system effector produces the protein MGGFGDFYDIANNWYSGYSHTVGVSEDTGYTVAGLGANVVSFGQSLAREGAQKLDNAKFAAAAATPIIAFGLRTMTIMSNLTGFEGPERGDRFGQGGEAFSGVSSGLDGTRSPDSWEGSSSDAYSDRNREQKERAALMAETDRIVKEVLDKEAGEIVDTRRQIDHQMTELTWLIPAAIAAKFWNAPPGSGEIASQIIQWGGVAKTLPIATQRMYRMIADSSENATVIRRAGATYDRIAAEAQAQ, from the coding sequence GTGGGCGGCTTCGGAGATTTCTACGATATAGCCAATAACTGGTACAGCGGCTACTCGCACACAGTAGGTGTAAGTGAAGACACCGGTTATACGGTCGCGGGCTTGGGAGCAAATGTCGTCAGCTTCGGGCAATCTCTCGCAAGAGAAGGCGCACAGAAGCTGGATAACGCGAAGTTCGCGGCGGCCGCCGCGACACCGATCATCGCCTTCGGGTTGAGAACGATGACCATCATGAGCAACCTGACCGGGTTTGAAGGCCCTGAACGCGGAGATCGTTTCGGGCAGGGCGGCGAAGCATTCTCAGGGGTCAGCAGTGGCCTCGATGGAACCCGTTCGCCTGACAGCTGGGAAGGCAGCAGTTCGGATGCCTACTCCGACAGGAATCGCGAACAGAAGGAGCGCGCAGCGCTCATGGCCGAGACCGATCGCATCGTGAAAGAGGTGCTCGACAAGGAAGCCGGCGAGATCGTAGATACCCGGCGCCAGATCGATCACCAAATGACCGAACTCACCTGGCTGATACCGGCCGCCATCGCCGCGAAATTCTGGAACGCTCCGCCGGGTTCGGGCGAGATCGCCTCCCAGATCATCCAGTGGGGTGGCGTCGCGAAGACGCTTCCCATCGCCACCCAGCGGATGTATCGGATGATCGCTGATTCGTCGGAAAACGCCACGGTGATCCGGCGCGCCGGGGCCACCTACGACCGGATTGCCGCGGAGGCGCAGGCGCAGTGA
- the eccE gene encoding type VII secretion protein EccE: MNFLRQFGFRFTTGHGIWAATLIPACIAICLHFDLLWLGITLAVLIAIFSVLTIRGLRITGWVRAIFSWRRRHRSTPDVASEPAVGSTVMPGDHVAVRWQGDYLIAVIELVPRPFTPTVIVNGSAMTDDVVSTKLVERLLEAHCPDLEADVVSAGYRVGKTAPASLIALYEQVVGPYPAPANRRTWIVLRADPETTQRSARRRDSGVSGLARYLVASATRIADQLASNGVDARCCRSFDDYDKATEISYERETWSSIKGRSTFTAAYTAPGGPDMWWSARADHTITRVRVRPGAAPSSAILLTTLANPATPRGFSCLFGGQRAALQGIVPVSDKHYDLPIGSAGVLVGETSDRYPVYMPFDNVDVSINLGDARLFTQFVIRSAAAGAVVTLGPQFREFATMINGRVGRTPRIGWPNSTTYLGPHQGVGRVILRPNFIDTPRHRQLPIQLINPREESRYQMALEQ, from the coding sequence ATGAACTTCCTGCGGCAGTTCGGTTTCCGATTCACCACCGGGCACGGCATCTGGGCCGCCACACTGATCCCGGCATGCATCGCGATTTGCCTGCACTTCGATCTCCTGTGGTTGGGCATCACGCTCGCCGTGCTGATCGCGATCTTCTCGGTACTCACCATCCGCGGCCTGCGGATCACCGGGTGGGTGCGGGCCATCTTCTCCTGGCGCCGACGCCACCGCAGCACGCCCGACGTCGCATCGGAGCCGGCGGTTGGTTCCACGGTCATGCCCGGCGACCACGTCGCGGTGCGCTGGCAGGGCGACTATCTGATCGCCGTGATCGAGCTGGTGCCAAGGCCTTTCACGCCGACCGTGATCGTCAACGGCAGTGCGATGACCGACGACGTGGTCAGCACCAAGTTGGTCGAGCGGCTGCTCGAGGCGCACTGCCCCGACCTCGAGGCCGATGTGGTGTCGGCCGGCTACCGTGTCGGCAAGACCGCGCCTGCCAGCCTGATCGCACTCTACGAGCAGGTGGTGGGGCCCTACCCGGCGCCGGCGAACCGGCGCACCTGGATCGTGCTGCGGGCCGATCCCGAGACGACACAGCGGTCCGCGCGTCGCCGCGACTCCGGGGTGTCGGGCCTGGCCCGTTACCTCGTGGCATCGGCGACCCGGATCGCGGATCAGTTGGCGAGCAACGGGGTCGACGCCCGCTGCTGCCGCAGTTTCGACGACTACGACAAGGCCACCGAGATCAGCTACGAGCGCGAGACGTGGTCGTCGATCAAGGGCCGCAGCACGTTCACCGCCGCCTACACCGCTCCCGGCGGTCCCGACATGTGGTGGTCTGCCCGCGCCGACCACACCATCACGCGCGTGCGTGTGCGTCCCGGCGCAGCTCCTTCGAGCGCGATCCTGTTGACGACGCTGGCGAATCCCGCTACTCCGCGCGGGTTTTCGTGCCTGTTCGGCGGTCAGCGCGCCGCGCTGCAGGGCATCGTCCCGGTTTCCGACAAGCACTACGACCTTCCGATCGGCTCGGCCGGTGTGCTCGTCGGCGAGACCTCCGACCGCTACCCGGTGTACATGCCGTTCGACAACGTCGACGTCAGCATCAACCTGGGTGATGCCCGGCTGTTCACGCAGTTCGTGATCCGGTCTGCCGCGGCCGGCGCGGTGGTGACCCTCGGTCCCCAGTTCCGCGAATTCGCCACCATGATCAACGGCCGCGTAGGGCGGACACCGCGTATCGGTTGGCCGAACTCGACGACATACCTCGGCCCGCATCAGGGAGTGGGCCGGGTCATCTTGCGGCCCAACTTCATCGACACACCGCGGCACAGGCAGCTGCCGATCCAGCTGATCAACCCGCGTGAAGAAAGCCGCTACCAGATGGCTCTGGAGCAGTAG
- a CDS encoding YbaB/EbfC family nucleoid-associated protein, with translation MSDDDIHPQVAAVLRQAQRLQSAMDEQLHKMGTETFTAADETDTVEVTLNGHHHLTSVYIEDGLLRLGAETVEQRLNEALHKATAAATASIEADRERLDALVNDITAEGI, from the coding sequence GTGAGCGACGACGACATCCATCCGCAAGTGGCGGCCGTGCTGCGCCAGGCACAGCGACTGCAATCAGCCATGGACGAACAGCTGCACAAGATGGGCACCGAAACGTTCACCGCGGCAGACGAAACCGACACCGTCGAGGTGACGCTCAACGGACACCACCACCTGACATCGGTGTACATCGAGGACGGGCTCCTGCGGCTCGGCGCGGAGACCGTCGAACAACGCCTCAATGAGGCCCTGCACAAGGCCACTGCAGCGGCGACCGCCTCGATCGAAGCGGACCGCGAACGGCTCGACGCCCTCGTCAACGACATCACCGCTGAAGGTATCTGA
- a CDS encoding HPr family phosphocarrier protein: MPSKTVTVGSAVGLHARPAAIIAEAVVNAGVPVTLSMDGGEPVDAGSALMIMTLGAEKGAQVTVSCDDSAVLDKVAELVEQDLDA; this comes from the coding sequence ATGCCCAGCAAAACCGTCACCGTCGGATCGGCCGTCGGCCTCCACGCCCGCCCCGCGGCCATCATCGCCGAAGCCGTCGTGAACGCCGGTGTACCCGTCACCCTTTCCATGGACGGCGGCGAGCCAGTCGACGCCGGTTCGGCCCTGATGATCATGACCCTCGGGGCGGAGAAGGGCGCTCAGGTCACCGTGTCCTGCGACGACTCCGCCGTGCTCGACAAGGTTGCCGAACTGGTCGAGCAGGACCTCGACGCGTAA
- the espB gene encoding PPE domain-containing protein: MSEELHYSVPGLERKAHECESPRPEGPGEASKPDELATTTGVYNKLMASAAKLKATFAAGDREGERIAAAIRAAAGAYQKIEEQKAAALSRQMNGSDAPPPPAEAVVPDMSGIPGPLTIPSMDYPSAAAAADELDWDAAARIIHSGDTQALSMKYFRDQWRDYQSTLEGHGRHFANPAEGWSGAAAETSAEAQQRLSTWWADMGAECGRLAQEATTFVDAHDKLVANHPNMDDVRAFEEAEWESEWDRQYAWAQYQEKSEDALDAYANGSQVQEIRPGKPPAMGGLPAVNDGDVQATPTQGQKGPSAPGGPGSGSGGGGGGGGGGTPEMPEMPSMDPSMSPASASSPGGEQPSGSPSGGGSPSGGSPSGGSPSGGGAPSGGGMPEGGLPTDMPGGPDIPGLEDPSLKPASAGGGGGGGVGGGGGGMPAAPLGPPVGADSVAPSPSSARGGAVGGPGGPAGGGMGGMMGGGMGGMGAGHGQGGQGKEKRRDPKLSPDEDLYTEDRAYTEGVVGHRPRREKDSGKQQ, translated from the coding sequence ATGAGCGAGGAGTTGCATTACTCGGTTCCGGGGCTGGAACGGAAAGCGCACGAATGTGAGTCGCCTCGTCCCGAAGGTCCCGGTGAGGCATCGAAGCCGGACGAACTCGCCACCACCACTGGTGTGTACAACAAGCTCATGGCGTCTGCCGCCAAACTGAAAGCGACGTTTGCCGCAGGGGACCGCGAGGGTGAGCGTATTGCTGCCGCCATCCGTGCTGCAGCCGGTGCCTACCAGAAGATTGAAGAGCAGAAGGCCGCCGCGCTCAGCCGTCAGATGAATGGCAGCGACGCTCCGCCGCCGCCGGCCGAGGCGGTGGTCCCCGACATGTCAGGAATCCCCGGTCCTCTGACCATCCCCTCCATGGACTACCCCTCCGCGGCGGCCGCTGCGGATGAACTGGATTGGGATGCGGCCGCGAGGATCATCCATAGCGGTGACACACAAGCCCTGTCGATGAAGTACTTCCGAGATCAGTGGCGGGACTACCAGTCCACACTGGAGGGCCATGGGCGACATTTCGCGAACCCCGCCGAAGGTTGGTCGGGCGCTGCCGCCGAAACGAGTGCCGAGGCGCAGCAAAGACTCTCGACGTGGTGGGCGGATATGGGTGCGGAGTGCGGCCGTCTGGCGCAAGAGGCCACGACGTTTGTCGATGCGCATGACAAGTTGGTGGCAAACCATCCCAACATGGATGACGTCAGAGCATTTGAAGAAGCCGAATGGGAGTCCGAGTGGGATCGGCAATATGCGTGGGCGCAATACCAGGAGAAATCCGAAGATGCCCTGGACGCTTACGCGAACGGCAGCCAAGTCCAGGAGATCCGTCCAGGGAAACCACCGGCGATGGGCGGCCTTCCTGCCGTGAATGATGGTGACGTTCAAGCCACTCCGACTCAAGGCCAAAAAGGGCCCAGCGCGCCAGGCGGACCGGGCAGCGGCTCGGGCGGCGGTGGCGGAGGTGGAGGCGGCGGCACGCCTGAAATGCCGGAGATGCCGTCGATGGATCCGTCGATGTCGCCTGCGAGTGCGAGCTCCCCAGGGGGAGAGCAACCTTCAGGTTCGCCTTCCGGTGGTGGCTCGCCGTCCGGCGGTTCACCCTCTGGTGGTTCGCCCTCTGGTGGTGGTGCGCCCTCGGGGGGTGGCATGCCGGAAGGCGGCCTTCCCACGGATATGCCTGGAGGCCCGGACATTCCGGGCCTCGAGGATCCCAGCCTGAAGCCTGCCAGCGCCGGTGGTGGTGGCGGTGGGGGAGTTGGCGGTGGTGGCGGCGGGATGCCTGCCGCACCGCTGGGCCCCCCTGTCGGCGCGGACTCCGTGGCCCCCTCGCCGTCCAGCGCGCGTGGCGGCGCCGTCGGGGGCCCGGGCGGCCCGGCCGGCGGTGGTATGGGCGGCATGATGGGCGGCGGCATGGGTGGCATGGGCGCAGGCCACGGCCAAGGCGGCCAGGGCAAGGAGAAGCGCCGCGATCCGAAACTGTCTCCAGACGAGGACCTTTACACGGAAGACCGTGCTTACACCGAAGGTGTCGTCGGCCATCGTCCGCGCAGGGAGAAGGACAGTGGAAAGCAGCAGTAG
- the mycP1 gene encoding type VII secretion system ESX-1 serine protease mycosin MycP1, which translates to MQRVAVMVLALLLAFLSAPPAWAIDPPVIDAGAVPPDETGPDQPTEQRKICATPTVMPNSNFADRPWANDYLRIQDAQKFATGAGVTVAVIDTGVNGSPRVPAEPGGDFVDAAGNGMSDCDAHGTMTAAIIGGRPSPTDGFVGVAPDVRLLSLRQTSVAFQPKGARQDPNDPNTTQTAGSIRSLARSVVHAANLGAQVINISEAACYKVTRRIDETTLGAAINYAVNVKGAVIVVAAGNTGQDCSQNPPPDPSVPSDPRGWREVQTIVSPAWYDPLVLTVGSIGQNGQPSNFSMSGPWVGAAAPGENLTSLGYDGQPVNATPGEDGPVPLNGTSFSAAYVSGLAALVKQRFPDLTPAQIINRITATARHPGGGVDNYVGAGVIDPVAALTWEIPDGPEKAPFRVKEVPPPVYIPPPDRGPITAVVIAGATLAFALGVGALARRALRRKQ; encoded by the coding sequence GTGCAGCGCGTAGCCGTCATGGTGCTGGCATTGTTGCTGGCTTTTCTCAGTGCGCCGCCGGCGTGGGCCATCGATCCCCCGGTGATCGACGCGGGTGCCGTCCCACCTGACGAAACGGGGCCCGATCAGCCCACAGAACAGCGCAAGATCTGCGCGACACCCACGGTGATGCCGAACTCCAACTTCGCCGACCGGCCGTGGGCAAACGACTACCTCCGCATCCAGGACGCGCAGAAGTTTGCCACCGGGGCCGGCGTCACCGTCGCGGTCATCGACACCGGCGTGAACGGATCGCCCCGGGTACCGGCCGAACCCGGCGGCGACTTCGTCGACGCCGCGGGTAACGGCATGTCGGACTGCGACGCACACGGCACCATGACCGCAGCAATCATCGGCGGCAGACCGTCGCCGACCGACGGTTTCGTCGGTGTGGCCCCCGATGTACGACTGCTTTCGTTGCGTCAGACCTCGGTGGCGTTCCAGCCCAAGGGCGCCCGGCAGGACCCCAACGATCCGAACACCACCCAGACCGCAGGCTCGATCCGCAGCCTCGCCCGGTCCGTGGTGCACGCGGCGAACCTCGGCGCGCAGGTGATCAACATCAGCGAGGCCGCCTGCTACAAGGTGACCCGCCGCATCGACGAGACGACCCTCGGTGCCGCGATCAACTACGCCGTGAACGTCAAGGGCGCGGTCATCGTGGTCGCGGCGGGCAACACCGGCCAGGACTGCTCACAGAACCCGCCGCCGGATCCGTCGGTTCCGTCCGACCCGCGCGGCTGGCGGGAAGTGCAGACGATCGTCAGCCCGGCCTGGTACGACCCGCTGGTCCTCACCGTCGGCAGCATCGGCCAGAACGGTCAGCCCAGTAACTTCTCGATGTCGGGTCCGTGGGTCGGAGCGGCCGCACCCGGCGAGAACCTCACCTCACTGGGGTACGACGGTCAGCCCGTCAACGCCACGCCCGGAGAGGACGGCCCGGTACCGCTCAACGGCACGTCGTTCTCGGCCGCCTACGTCTCCGGCCTGGCCGCACTCGTCAAGCAGCGCTTCCCGGATCTCACACCGGCACAGATCATCAACCGCATCACCGCAACGGCACGTCATCCCGGTGGCGGGGTCGACAACTATGTCGGCGCCGGCGTGATCGATCCCGTCGCCGCGTTGACCTGGGAGATCCCCGACGGCCCCGAGAAGGCGCCGTTCCGGGTCAAGGAAGTTCCGCCGCCGGTGTACATCCCGCCGCCGGACCGCGGGCCGATCACGGCGGTCGTGATCGCCGGGGCCACCCTGGCGTTCGCTCTGGGTGTCGGTGCGCTGGCACGGCGCGCGTTGAGGCGGAAGCAATGA